The proteins below are encoded in one region of Caulobacter henricii:
- the dnaE gene encoding DNA polymerase III subunit alpha, giving the protein MADGEGQGFVHLRVRSAYSLLEGAIKADQIGKLAEASHMPAAGLTDRANLFGALEYSSYAKDAGIQPIIGCALPVSGIGAGPTERWARAPTITLLAQNERGYLNLSELSSIAYLESGELAEPIVPWARVVEHAEGLILLSGGTDGPVDALFAAGKGAEATQALAEMSRVFGDRFYVELQRHGLPRQAAAEPGLVNWAYEHDAPLVATNDVYFAKAELYDAHDALLCISDGAFVGQDERRRVTPEHWFKPAADMRKLFADLPEACDNTLDIARRCAFLVKKRDPILPSFPTGDGRSEPEELAHQAREGLKARLAENVLAVEEQVYWDRLDFELGIITRMGFPGYFLIVSDFIKWAKSHGIPVGPGRGSGAGSLVAWVLTITDLDPLRFGLLFERFLNPERVSMPDFDIDFCQERREEVIVYVQEKYGRDRVAQIITFGSLQARAVLRDVGRVMQLPLGLVDRLCKMVPNNPAAPVTLAQAIELEPRLKEAKREDGNVSACLDVALQLEGLYRNASTHAAGVVIGDRPLTQLTPLYKDPRSDLPATQFNMKWVESAGLVKFDFLGLKTLTVLDRAIKHLKKRGADVDLGKLPFDDAKTYELLASGQTVGVFQLESQGMRDTLRKMRCGSIEEITALISLYRPGPMDNIDTFVDCKFGRKPVDTLHPSLETVLKETYGVIVYQEQVMQIAQILAGYSLGEADLLRRAMGKKKKEEMDLQKIRFVDGAKQKNVPEEQSGSIFELVAKFAGYGFNKSHAAAYALIAYQTAWLKANTPVEFLAASMSLDISNTDKLAVFHQDARRFDITVRAPDVNRSGADFEVENGEVLYALGAVRNVGLEAMKHLVAVREEGGPFRDIFDFVERVDPKQVNKRAIENLARAGAFDSFHKNRAQILASSDVLIAHSQSIAADRQGGQHALFGSDPAAGRPRLKKTEPWSQVDLLDEELAAVGFYLTGHPLEDMVGLLRRKRTAMLTEVIPQAEAGMEAFRMCGVVRRRQERASQNGERFAFVSLSDPTGEYEVLFPPEALRKCRDVLEPGKSVAIKVRAKARDGEVRFFGDDAEPIEKAIENVVAGLRVHLSPSATEIEALRKRLEPAVSQKGGEISFIAAIGGGREIELKLPGRYALDASLRGALKTAPGVALLEDV; this is encoded by the coding sequence ATGGCGGACGGCGAAGGACAGGGTTTCGTCCACCTTCGGGTTCGCTCGGCCTATTCACTCCTGGAAGGGGCCATCAAGGCCGACCAGATCGGCAAACTGGCAGAGGCAAGCCACATGCCGGCCGCTGGCCTGACCGACCGGGCCAACCTTTTCGGCGCGCTCGAATATTCGTCCTATGCAAAAGACGCTGGAATCCAGCCGATCATTGGCTGCGCCTTGCCGGTGTCAGGAATCGGCGCAGGCCCGACTGAGCGGTGGGCACGAGCCCCGACCATTACCCTTCTGGCTCAGAATGAGCGTGGCTATCTCAATCTCTCGGAACTTTCTTCGATCGCTTATCTGGAAAGCGGTGAACTGGCCGAACCCATCGTGCCTTGGGCCAGGGTCGTTGAACACGCTGAAGGCCTGATCCTGCTGTCGGGCGGTACCGACGGCCCGGTGGACGCCTTGTTCGCCGCAGGAAAAGGCGCAGAGGCCACCCAGGCCCTGGCGGAGATGAGCCGGGTGTTTGGTGACCGGTTCTATGTCGAACTTCAGCGGCACGGCCTGCCCAGGCAGGCCGCAGCTGAGCCCGGTCTGGTGAACTGGGCCTATGAGCATGACGCGCCGCTGGTGGCCACCAATGACGTCTATTTCGCCAAGGCAGAGCTTTATGATGCTCACGACGCCCTGCTTTGCATCTCCGATGGCGCTTTTGTCGGACAGGATGAACGGCGCCGGGTGACGCCAGAGCACTGGTTCAAGCCAGCTGCCGATATGCGCAAGCTGTTCGCCGACCTGCCCGAGGCCTGCGACAACACCCTCGATATTGCGCGGCGCTGCGCCTTTCTGGTTAAGAAGCGCGATCCGATCCTGCCCAGTTTCCCAACTGGAGACGGCCGCAGCGAGCCCGAAGAACTGGCGCACCAGGCGCGAGAAGGCCTGAAGGCCCGGCTGGCCGAAAACGTCCTGGCGGTGGAGGAGCAGGTCTATTGGGACCGGCTGGATTTCGAGCTCGGCATCATCACCCGCATGGGTTTTCCCGGCTACTTCCTGATCGTGTCCGACTTCATCAAATGGGCGAAGTCGCACGGCATTCCCGTCGGCCCAGGACGGGGGTCCGGTGCCGGTTCACTGGTCGCCTGGGTGCTGACGATCACCGATCTGGATCCCTTGCGCTTTGGTCTGCTGTTCGAGCGGTTCCTGAACCCAGAACGTGTCTCCATGCCCGACTTCGACATCGACTTCTGTCAGGAGCGACGGGAAGAGGTCATCGTCTACGTGCAGGAGAAGTATGGCCGCGACCGTGTGGCCCAGATCATTACCTTCGGCTCCCTGCAGGCCCGCGCCGTCCTCCGGGACGTAGGCCGCGTTATGCAGCTTCCGCTCGGCCTTGTGGACCGGCTCTGCAAGATGGTGCCGAACAATCCGGCTGCCCCGGTAACCCTTGCCCAGGCGATCGAGCTGGAACCGCGACTCAAGGAGGCCAAGAGGGAAGACGGCAATGTGTCGGCTTGTCTCGATGTCGCCCTGCAGTTGGAAGGCCTTTACCGCAACGCCTCTACCCACGCGGCGGGTGTGGTCATCGGTGACCGGCCCCTGACCCAGCTGACGCCGCTGTACAAGGATCCGCGCTCGGATCTCCCGGCCACCCAGTTCAACATGAAGTGGGTCGAGAGCGCTGGTCTGGTGAAGTTCGACTTCCTGGGCCTCAAGACCCTGACCGTGCTGGACCGGGCCATAAAGCATCTAAAAAAGCGGGGCGCGGACGTCGATCTGGGCAAGCTGCCGTTTGACGACGCCAAGACCTACGAGTTGCTCGCGTCTGGTCAGACGGTCGGTGTGTTCCAGCTGGAAAGCCAGGGCATGCGCGACACGCTGCGCAAGATGCGCTGCGGGTCCATTGAGGAAATCACCGCCCTGATTTCCCTGTACCGCCCCGGTCCGATGGACAACATCGACACCTTTGTCGACTGCAAGTTTGGTCGCAAGCCGGTCGATACACTGCATCCCTCACTCGAGACGGTGCTCAAGGAGACCTATGGCGTCATCGTCTATCAGGAACAGGTGATGCAGATCGCCCAGATCCTGGCGGGCTACAGCCTGGGCGAAGCCGACCTTCTGCGCCGCGCCATGGGCAAGAAGAAGAAGGAAGAAATGGATCTGCAGAAGATCCGTTTCGTCGACGGCGCAAAACAGAAGAACGTTCCGGAAGAACAGTCCGGCTCGATCTTCGAACTGGTGGCCAAGTTTGCCGGCTATGGCTTCAACAAGAGCCACGCGGCCGCCTACGCGCTGATTGCCTACCAGACGGCCTGGTTGAAGGCCAACACGCCGGTCGAGTTCCTCGCTGCGTCGATGAGCCTGGATATCTCCAACACCGACAAACTGGCGGTTTTCCATCAGGACGCGCGCCGGTTCGACATCACGGTTCGGGCACCGGACGTCAATCGCTCGGGCGCGGATTTCGAGGTCGAGAACGGCGAGGTGCTTTACGCCCTGGGCGCGGTGCGCAATGTGGGTCTTGAAGCCATGAAGCACCTGGTCGCTGTGCGTGAAGAGGGTGGCCCCTTCCGTGACATTTTCGATTTCGTCGAACGGGTCGATCCCAAACAGGTCAACAAGCGGGCGATCGAGAACCTGGCTCGGGCGGGAGCCTTTGACTCCTTCCACAAGAACCGGGCCCAGATCCTGGCCTCATCCGATGTGCTGATCGCCCACAGCCAGAGCATCGCTGCGGACCGCCAGGGTGGCCAGCACGCCCTGTTCGGAAGTGATCCGGCGGCAGGACGGCCCCGCCTGAAGAAGACCGAGCCCTGGAGCCAGGTCGATCTGCTCGATGAGGAACTGGCCGCCGTTGGCTTCTATCTGACCGGGCACCCGCTGGAAGACATGGTGGGGCTGTTGCGCCGCAAGCGCACTGCCATGTTGACCGAGGTGATCCCCCAGGCCGAAGCGGGCATGGAAGCTTTCCGGATGTGCGGCGTGGTCCGTCGCCGACAGGAGCGGGCGTCCCAGAACGGAGAGCGGTTCGCCTTCGTCTCGCTATCCGATCCGACCGGAGAGTATGAGGTGCTTTTCCCCCCAGAAGCCCTTCGCAAGTGCCGGGACGTGCTGGAGCCCGGCAAGTCCGTGGCCATCAAGGTGCGGGCCAAGGCTCGAGACGGTGAGGTTCGCTTTTTTGGTGACGACGCTGAGCCTATCGAGAAGGCGATCGAGAACGTCGTGGCGGGACTGCGCGTCCACCTATCGCCGTCGGCGACGGAAATCGAAGCCTTACGAAAACGTCTTGAGCCGGCCGTGTCGCAGAAGGGCGGGGAAATCAGCTTCATCGCTGCGATCGGCGGTGGACGCGAGATCGAACTGAAGCTGCCCGGCCGCTATGCGTTGGATGCGTCGTTGCGCGGGGCCTTGAAGACCGCGCCCGGCGTGGCGCTTCTGGAAGACGTCTAA
- a CDS encoding GFA family protein, protein MVRHQGGCQCGRVRFEVEVELQDLISCNCSRCGRLGSVLAFAAEDDFKLLQGQDALTEYRFNTGKIAHLFCSECGIESFGRGEGPGGVRMAAINVRCLDEVDVFALEPVQVNGKAF, encoded by the coding sequence ATGGTCAGGCATCAAGGCGGTTGTCAGTGCGGCAGGGTGCGGTTCGAGGTCGAAGTCGAGCTCCAGGACCTCATCAGCTGCAACTGTTCGCGGTGTGGCCGGCTGGGCTCGGTTCTGGCCTTTGCGGCCGAGGATGATTTCAAACTCCTGCAGGGGCAGGACGCTCTGACCGAGTACCGCTTCAATACAGGCAAGATCGCCCATCTGTTCTGTTCCGAGTGCGGGATCGAATCCTTCGGGCGCGGCGAAGGTCCCGGCGGCGTGCGCATGGCGGCGATCAATGTGCGTTGCCTCGACGAGGTTGATGTCTTCGCGCTTGAGCCCGTTCAGGTGAACGGCAAGGCGTTCTGA
- a CDS encoding DUF5076 domain-containing protein: MDAPAVPPAALRDINAMVLAPVWIAEQGLHCSLKSGLYAADGVARETAAWGIILADLAGHVADALSAAGMGAKADLFEVIVDGFNEEVSAPSSTRMGQSGAGSS, encoded by the coding sequence GTGGATGCCCCAGCTGTCCCCCCGGCCGCGCTTCGCGACATCAACGCTATGGTACTGGCTCCCGTCTGGATCGCGGAGCAAGGACTGCATTGCTCGCTCAAGTCCGGTTTATATGCCGCCGACGGGGTGGCCAGGGAGACTGCGGCCTGGGGGATTATTCTGGCGGATCTCGCGGGTCACGTCGCGGATGCGCTCAGCGCCGCAGGCATGGGTGCCAAAGCCGATTTGTTCGAAGTCATTGTCGATGGCTTCAACGAAGAAGTCTCGGCACCATCCTCTACACGGATGGGCCAGTCCGGGGCCGGATCCAGCTAG
- the rpsB gene encoding 30S ribosomal protein S2: MALPEFSMRQLLEAGAHFGHQTHRWNPKMDRYIFGSRSNIHIIDLSQSIPLLHQALVKVREVAAAGGRVLFVGTKRQASDPVATAAKRCAQYYVNHRWLGGTLTNWRTVSGSIARLRELEGVLSGEGQGRSKKELLQLTRERDKLELSLGGIKDMGGIPDIMFVIDTNKEAIAILEARKLNIPVIAILDTNCDPDGITYPIPGNDDAARALQLYCDLIADAVLDGLAAGQASSGVDLGASVAPMEPTLARELTPEPVAEAAAPEAAQEATAEAIEAVAEEPAAS, encoded by the coding sequence ATGGCGCTTCCCGAATTCTCCATGCGTCAGCTCCTCGAAGCTGGCGCCCACTTCGGCCACCAGACGCACCGCTGGAACCCGAAGATGGACCGCTACATCTTTGGTTCGCGTTCGAACATCCACATCATCGATCTGTCGCAGTCGATCCCGCTCCTGCACCAGGCTCTGGTGAAGGTGCGTGAAGTCGCCGCCGCCGGTGGCCGCGTGCTGTTCGTCGGCACCAAGCGCCAGGCTTCCGATCCGGTCGCCACCGCCGCCAAGCGTTGCGCCCAGTACTATGTCAATCACCGCTGGCTCGGCGGCACCCTGACCAACTGGCGCACTGTGTCGGGCTCGATCGCTCGCCTGCGCGAGCTGGAAGGCGTTCTGTCGGGCGAAGGCCAGGGCCGTTCCAAGAAGGAACTGCTGCAGCTGACGCGCGAGCGCGACAAGCTCGAGCTGTCGCTGGGCGGCATCAAGGACATGGGCGGCATCCCCGACATCATGTTCGTGATCGACACCAACAAGGAAGCGATCGCGATCCTTGAAGCCCGCAAGCTGAACATCCCGGTCATCGCGATCCTCGACACGAACTGCGATCCGGACGGCATCACCTATCCGATCCCGGGTAACGACGACGCCGCTCGCGCCCTGCAACTGTACTGCGACCTGATCGCGGATGCAGTTCTGGACGGTCTGGCCGCTGGCCAAGCCTCTTCGGGCGTCGATCTGGGTGCCTCGGTGGCTCCGATGGAACCGACCCTGGCCCGCGAGCTGACCCCCGAGCCGGTGGCTGAAGCCGCCGCCCCGGAGGCCGCTCAGGAAGCGACTGCTGAGGCCATCGAAGCCGTCGCTGAAGAGCCGGCTGCGAGCTGA
- the tsf gene encoding translation elongation factor Ts, with protein MAEITAALVKELREKSGVGMMDCKKALQENGGDIDASIDWLRAKGLSKAAKKADRVAAEGLVGIAVRTDGAGMTAAAVEVNAETDFLGRNELFQNAVRKIAAVGLDNDGVEAISAGKTADGEVVADLLTNLIATIGENMVARRSARFSVAQGAVSTYIHNATAPDLGRIGVLVAIEGAGDQAKILELGRKIAMHVAATSPLSLSPDDLDQAAIEKERAIFTEQALESGKPAAVVEKMVEGRIRKFLEEVVLLKQAFVMNPDQTVEQLVAETGKELGSPLTVKGFVRLALGEGVEKAPAGDFAAEVAAMAGQA; from the coding sequence ATGGCTGAGATCACGGCTGCGCTGGTTAAGGAACTGCGCGAGAAGTCCGGCGTCGGCATGATGGACTGCAAGAAGGCCTTGCAGGAAAATGGCGGCGACATCGACGCTTCCATCGACTGGCTGCGCGCCAAAGGCCTGTCCAAGGCCGCCAAGAAGGCTGACCGGGTTGCCGCTGAAGGCCTCGTTGGCATCGCCGTTCGCACCGATGGTGCCGGCATGACCGCCGCGGCCGTCGAAGTGAACGCCGAAACCGACTTCCTGGGTCGCAACGAACTGTTCCAGAACGCCGTCCGCAAGATCGCGGCGGTTGGTCTGGACAATGATGGCGTTGAAGCCATCAGCGCCGGCAAGACCGCTGACGGCGAAGTCGTTGCCGACCTGCTGACCAACCTGATCGCCACCATCGGCGAGAACATGGTTGCCCGTCGCTCGGCGCGCTTCAGCGTCGCCCAGGGCGCGGTTTCGACCTACATCCACAATGCTACGGCACCGGACCTCGGCCGCATCGGCGTGCTCGTGGCTATCGAAGGTGCTGGCGACCAGGCCAAGATCCTGGAACTCGGCCGCAAGATCGCCATGCACGTCGCAGCGACCTCGCCGCTGTCGCTGTCGCCGGATGATCTGGATCAGGCCGCGATCGAAAAGGAACGCGCCATCTTCACCGAACAGGCGCTGGAGTCGGGCAAGCCCGCCGCCGTCGTCGAGAAGATGGTCGAAGGCCGGATCCGCAAGTTCCTGGAAGAAGTCGTGCTTCTCAAGCAAGCCTTCGTCATGAACCCGGACCAGACCGTCGAACAACTCGTCGCCGAAACGGGCAAGGAACTGGGCTCGCCGCTGACGGTGAAGGGCTTCGTTCGTCTGGCCCTGGGCGAAGGCGTCGAAAAGGCACCGGCTGGCGATTTCGCCGCTGAAGTCGCCGCAATGGCTGGCCAAGCCTAA
- the pyrH gene encoding UMP kinase — protein sequence MPKRFRRVLLKVSGEVLMGDTPYGIDTNTVQSVAEDIAEIVKSGVELCLVIGGGNIFRGMAGAAKGMERSSADYMGMLATVMNALAMQDALERIGVSTRVQSAIPMATVCEPYIRRRAQRHLEKGRVVIFAAGTGNPFFTTDTAAALRAAEMQCDALFKGTSVDGVYTADPKKDATAERYDRLTYMDVLAKDLRVMDASAVALMRDSNIPIVVFSIKGRGNLLNVLRGEGTFTVVAQDAAA from the coding sequence ATGCCCAAACGCTTTCGCCGCGTCCTCCTGAAGGTCTCTGGAGAGGTGCTGATGGGCGATACGCCCTACGGGATCGACACCAACACCGTTCAGTCCGTAGCCGAAGACATTGCCGAGATCGTCAAGTCCGGCGTGGAGCTGTGCCTTGTGATCGGCGGCGGCAATATCTTCCGGGGCATGGCCGGTGCCGCCAAGGGCATGGAACGTTCCAGTGCTGACTATATGGGCATGCTGGCGACCGTCATGAACGCCCTGGCGATGCAGGATGCCCTCGAGCGGATCGGTGTCTCCACGAGGGTCCAATCTGCCATTCCGATGGCAACGGTCTGTGAGCCCTACATCCGCCGGCGTGCCCAGCGCCATCTGGAAAAGGGCAGGGTGGTGATCTTCGCCGCCGGGACCGGCAATCCGTTCTTCACGACCGACACCGCCGCCGCCCTGCGCGCCGCAGAAATGCAGTGTGATGCCCTGTTCAAGGGCACCAGCGTCGACGGTGTCTATACGGCTGACCCCAAGAAGGATGCCACGGCTGAACGCTATGACCGCCTGACCTATATGGATGTCCTGGCCAAGGACCTTAGAGTCATGGATGCGTCAGCTGTTGCCTTGATGCGTGACAGCAACATCCCGATCGTAGTCTTCTCCATCAAAGGGCGCGGCAATCTGCTGAATGTCCTGCGTGGCGAAGGCACCTTTACCGTCGTCGCCCAAGACGCCGCCGCCTAA
- the frr gene encoding ribosome recycling factor, with amino-acid sequence MAAAEKPVLSRYKERMEKSVLALKEDFAGLRTGRASSNLLDQIMVNAYGSMVQLNTVASISVPEPRQINVNIWDKGVVSAVEKAIRNSDLGLNPVVEGNNLRIPIPPLTEERRKDLSKIAGKYAEAQKVAVRNIRRDANDDLKKAEKASVISEDELKKMETEVQKMTDEAIKKVDEALKIKEQEIMQV; translated from the coding sequence ATGGCCGCCGCCGAAAAGCCCGTTCTGTCCCGCTATAAAGAGCGCATGGAAAAATCCGTATTGGCTCTGAAAGAAGATTTCGCCGGTTTGCGGACGGGCCGCGCGTCTTCAAACCTGCTCGACCAGATCATGGTCAATGCCTACGGTTCCATGGTTCAACTGAATACGGTTGCCTCGATCAGTGTTCCGGAGCCGCGTCAGATCAATGTCAATATCTGGGACAAGGGTGTCGTCTCGGCGGTAGAGAAAGCGATCCGCAATTCGGATCTCGGGCTGAACCCTGTCGTTGAAGGTAATAACCTTCGCATTCCTATCCCGCCCCTGACCGAAGAGCGTCGTAAGGACCTCTCGAAGATTGCTGGGAAATACGCTGAGGCCCAGAAGGTGGCCGTGCGCAACATCCGCCGTGACGCCAATGACGATCTGAAGAAGGCCGAAAAGGCGAGCGTCATCAGCGAAGATGAGCTCAAGAAGATGGAAACCGAGGTCCAGAAGATGACCGACGAAGCCATCAAGAAGGTCGACGAGGCCTTGAAAATCAAAGAACAAGAGATCATGCAAGTTTAA
- the uppS gene encoding polyprenyl diphosphate synthase has translation MSATTGLQDVSARAGGDASSRSLHVAIIMDGNGRWAKRRGMPRALGHRAGVNALKRTVEAAPDQGVGVLTVFGFSTENWSRPAHEVSELMGLLKAYVESDLERLDREGVRVRIIGRRTGLAPDIQEIIERAERRTASNTKFTLQVAFNYGGRADIADAARAFAEAVERGEAKAADLNEAVFESLLSTSAAPAPDVIVRTSGEQRISNFLLWECAYAELVFQDVLWPDYGPEALSAAITEYRGRDRRYGGIAADDVAVAG, from the coding sequence ATGTCGGCGACGACCGGCCTGCAGGATGTTTCGGCGCGCGCTGGGGGCGATGCGTCGAGTCGCTCCTTGCATGTGGCCATCATCATGGACGGGAACGGTCGCTGGGCGAAGCGTCGCGGGATGCCGCGTGCGCTGGGTCATCGCGCCGGCGTCAACGCGCTCAAGCGCACGGTCGAAGCCGCCCCAGACCAGGGTGTCGGCGTTCTGACCGTGTTCGGTTTTTCGACCGAAAACTGGAGCCGTCCTGCGCATGAAGTGTCGGAGTTGATGGGCCTTCTCAAGGCCTATGTGGAATCCGATCTGGAGCGTCTGGACCGAGAGGGGGTTCGGGTTCGGATCATCGGCCGCAGAACGGGCCTAGCCCCGGATATACAGGAGATTATCGAGCGGGCGGAGCGGCGAACAGCCAGCAACACCAAGTTCACGCTTCAGGTCGCCTTCAACTACGGTGGCCGCGCCGATATCGCTGATGCTGCCCGGGCCTTTGCTGAAGCCGTGGAACGTGGCGAGGCCAAGGCGGCCGACCTCAATGAAGCCGTTTTCGAAAGCCTTCTTTCGACATCCGCCGCGCCGGCCCCTGATGTGATTGTGCGCACCAGCGGAGAGCAAAGGATTTCAAACTTCCTGCTTTGGGAATGTGCCTACGCCGAACTGGTTTTCCAGGACGTGCTGTGGCCCGATTACGGACCCGAAGCCCTCTCTGCGGCCATCACAGAATACCGCGGTCGTGACCGTCGCTATGGAGGCATTGCTGCCGATGACGTCGCCGTCGCCGGCTAA